From one Dehalococcoidia bacterium genomic stretch:
- a CDS encoding type II toxin-antitoxin system HicB family antitoxin has translation MKRRRFQVMLEWDAGDKVWVSYVPALNSLSTFGETRAKALRNTREAIKGYLEAAEKEGLPF, from the coding sequence ATGAAGCGGCGACGTTTCCAGGTCATGCTGGAGTGGGATGCCGGCGATAAGGTGTGGGTGTCCTATGTGCCCGCGCTGAACTCTCTCTCGACGTTCGGGGAGACGCGGGCGAAAGCGCTGAGGAATACGAGAGAAGCAATCAAGGGCTATCTGGAAGCCGCGGAGAAAGAGGGGCTGCCGTTCTAG
- the gap gene encoding type I glyceraldehyde-3-phosphate dehydrogenase produces MPAGKNSKTRIGINGFGRIGRQVLRAIHERHPDILEVVAVNDLTDAKTNAHLFKYDTNYGIYPGTVEPRDSGLTIDGCAVQVFAQREPGQIPWRDAGVELVVESTGRFTDAAKAAAHRQGGAKKVIISAPGKGEDITIVLGVNDMLYDPAKHNVISNASCTTNCIAPVAKVLHDAFGIERGLMSTIHAYTNDQKILDQVHEDLRRARAAAMSIIPTTTGAARAVGLVLPELKGKIHGLAFRVPTATVSVVDFVATLKRPVKPEEVNAAYKRAAETNLKGILQYTEEELVSVDFKGNPHSAILDAQLTMVMEGNMVKVVAWYDNEWGYSCRVADLAAKLAKIGM; encoded by the coding sequence ATGCCCGCAGGAAAGAACAGCAAGACCCGCATCGGCATCAACGGCTTCGGGCGCATAGGACGGCAGGTGCTCCGCGCCATTCACGAGCGCCATCCGGACATTCTGGAAGTCGTCGCCGTCAACGACCTCACGGACGCGAAGACCAACGCCCACCTGTTCAAGTACGACACGAACTACGGCATCTATCCCGGCACGGTGGAGCCGCGCGACAGCGGGCTTACCATTGACGGGTGCGCCGTCCAGGTCTTCGCGCAGCGCGAGCCGGGCCAGATCCCGTGGCGCGACGCGGGCGTGGAGCTTGTCGTCGAGTCCACGGGCCGCTTCACCGACGCCGCGAAGGCCGCCGCGCACCGTCAGGGGGGCGCGAAGAAGGTCATCATCTCCGCGCCGGGCAAGGGCGAAGACATCACCATCGTCCTGGGCGTGAACGACATGCTGTACGACCCGGCCAAACACAACGTCATCTCCAACGCCTCCTGCACCACGAACTGCATCGCGCCCGTCGCCAAGGTGCTGCACGACGCCTTCGGCATCGAGCGCGGGCTGATGTCCACCATCCACGCCTACACCAACGACCAGAAGATACTCGACCAGGTACACGAGGACCTGCGCCGCGCACGCGCCGCCGCCATGAGCATCATCCCCACGACCACGGGCGCGGCCAGGGCGGTGGGCCTCGTGCTGCCGGAGCTTAAGGGCAAAATCCACGGCCTGGCCTTCCGCGTGCCGACGGCCACCGTGTCGGTGGTGGACTTCGTCGCCACGCTCAAGCGGCCCGTGAAGCCGGAAGAGGTCAACGCCGCCTACAAGCGCGCCGCTGAGACCAATCTGAAGGGCATCCTCCAGTACACGGAGGAAGAGCTGGTCAGCGTGGACTTCAAGGGCAATCCCCACAGCGCCATCCTGGACGCCCAGTTGACGATGGTGATGGAGGGGAACATGGTCAAGGTGGTGGCGTGGTACGACAACGAGTGGGGTTATAGCTGCCGCGTTGCCGACCTTGCGGCCAAGCTGGCGAAGATAGGGATGTAG